The sequence ATGGCTTCGGCCTCGGCACGACCTTTGGCTTCAATAGCTTCAGCCTCTTGCAATTGGGCAAATTTCTCAGCTTCGGCTTGGGCTTTCCGAGCTTCGGCTTCTTTTTGTGTTTCGAAGAGTTCTGCTTCTGCCTTGCGTTGGCGTTCAATCAATTCTGCTTCTGCAGCTTGTTGACGAGCATATTTTTCAGCTTCAGCTTGTTTGCGGATGTTGGCATCCAATTCCTGTTCACGAACCTTTACTTCGCGCTCTTTGACTTCCGCTTCTTTTTCCTGTTTCATGATATTAGCTTCGGCTGCCACGCGCTCTTGTTCACGACGTTGCACTTCTGCCTCAATCCCTTTAGCGGCATCTGCTTTTGCTTGGGCAATATCTGCTTCTTGCTTGAGGGCTGCTTGTTTGAGTTTTAATTCATTTTGTTTTTGCGCGATTTCAAGATCGGCAGCGACGCGTTTGTCGTTAGCCAATTTATCTTGTTCTGCTTCAACTTCCTTGCGTTCACGTTCTGCTTTGGCTTTGGCAATCAAGGCATCTTTCTTAATGGTTTCAACATTCTCAATCCCGAGGTTATCGATGACTCCCCCTTCATCAGAGAAGGATTGAACCGTAAAGGCGATGACTTCTAGACCCATTTTAGCCAAGTCTGGCGCTACGTTGTCTTGCACTTTTGAGGCAAACTCTTGACGGTCATTGACCATCTTACGGAGTTCCATCTGACCGATCACTTCCCGCAGGTTTCCTTCCAAGACATCTTGGACAGAATTGGAAATATCTGTCGTATTCCAGTTCAAGAAGTTTTCTGCAGCCCGGGCAATCATTTCATCGGTTGTACCGATTTTTAATTTAACAGCTGCATCGGCACGGACGTTAATGAAGTCCAGTGTTGGGACTGCTTCGGACGTCCGAACATCTGTCGAGAATTGCTCAATATCAAGATAAGAGCGTTGTTCGACAAAGGGAATCATAAAGCCAGCTTTCCCACGCAAGTGACGTTGCTTCCGAAGACCGGTAATAACCACGACTTCGTTGGGTTTAGCGTTCACATAACCTTTAACAAGCAAAATCAAAATAATAACTGCGACTATTAGGCCGGTAATCAACCAACCTGGAATAAATAAAGTATCCATACTTTTTCTCCTTTTTTAGAGGTCTCCCCTCTGTTATTTATTAATCCTAGTATATCAAAAGAAGGCCTTTCCTCAAAGAAAAGACCTGTATTTATGTCTAAATTTATCAAATGCAATCTCTAGCTTATTCTTCGTCAAACAAGCCATTTAGACCGGCGAAAGGACTGTTTTCTTCTTTCTTAATCGCTTGAGCGGCTTGGTATTCTTCTTCGGATAGGATTTTCCAATCATTGCCTTCGATAAAACCTTGTCCAGCCTCTTCTTCTGGAGTGAGAACCTTGAGAGGAATATTGAGCAGGATATTATCCGCTACACTCTCACTCAGATCAATCTTCCCA comes from Streptococcus parasanguinis ATCC 15912 and encodes:
- a CDS encoding flotillin family protein, which produces MDTLFIPGWLITGLIVAVIILILLVKGYVNAKPNEVVVITGLRKQRHLRGKAGFMIPFVEQRSYLDIEQFSTDVRTSEAVPTLDFINVRADAAVKLKIGTTDEMIARAAENFLNWNTTDISNSVQDVLEGNLREVIGQMELRKMVNDRQEFASKVQDNVAPDLAKMGLEVIAFTVQSFSDEGGVIDNLGIENVETIKKDALIAKAKAERERKEVEAEQDKLANDKRVAADLEIAQKQNELKLKQAALKQEADIAQAKADAAKGIEAEVQRREQERVAAEANIMKQEKEAEVKEREVKVREQELDANIRKQAEAEKYARQQAAEAELIERQRKAEAELFETQKEAEARKAQAEAEKFAQLQEAEAIEAKGRAEAEAIRLKLEAEAKGLDQKAEAMKKMQEAAITEMVVDKLPEIARAVAEPLTKVDKITMYGEGNASKMVGDIMQSIDQVSQGAGFDIRQLLAGALGVNMTVNKLKEGEQPVIEAEELASKED